TGATGTCTTCTATCCAAAGAGAAATCAAGCACTGCAAAAAAGAATAGAAGAAACAGGACTTCTTCTTAGTGAATATGAGGATGGAACAAGAGCACAAAGATATACATTTCCCGTAAGAAATAGAATAATAAGTGCAATATCTGATGCAATTGTCATTGTTGAAGCAGGATCGCGCAGTGGTTCACTTATAACAGCTGAGTGTGCGCAGGAGCAAGGTAAGGAGGTCTACTCAATACCTGGTAATATAACAAGCCCAGGAAGTCTTGGTACAAATAAGCTTATCAGAGATGGTGCAGTTCCACTTATAAATTTTGATGAATTATTTGAAGACCTTGGATTAAGCAAATCAAACAAGAAAATAAATCAAATTTTTCTAAGTAAAACAGAATCAAGGGTACTTGAGGTAGTCAAAAGCAGTTCAGAACTCTCAATTGAACAAATCCGTCACATAATTGACATAGATCTAGCAGAAATCAATGCTATAATTACGATTCTTGAGATGAAAGGGCTTATTTTTTGTGAAATGGGAAAAGTAAGCATTGCAAATTTATGGAAATAACTATACAATAGGAATTTGTAAACATAGTTTATTGCGATAATTGTAATATATTTAGAAAAGATAGGGATAGTTTTAGGAGAGTTAAATGGCAGCTGTCAAATCAGGAAAGAGCAAAGCGAAATCACCGAGTTCAAAGAGCAACAAGACTCTAGTAATCGTGGAATCCCCGTCCAAGGCGAAGACAATAGGAAAATATTTAGGCAGCAGGTATAACGTAATTGCCTCGGTTGGCCATGTAAGAGATTTGCCAAAGAGCAAGCTTGGAATAGATATAGATGATAACTTTGAGCCTCAGTACATTTCTATAAGAGGAAAGGGTGACCTCATCAAGAGTCTTAAGAAAGAGGCTTCTAAGGCGAGCAAGGTTTATCTTGCAACTGACCCTGATAGAGAGGGAGAAGCTATATCTTGGCATTTAGCATTCCTTTTGGGTTTAGATCCAGAGGAAGCTTGCAGGATAGAATTCAATGAGATCACAAAAGACACTATAAAGGAAGCAATTAAACACCCACGTAAGATAAACATGGGTCTTGTTGATGCGCAGCAGGCAAGACGTGTTCTAGATAGACTTGTGGGATATCAGATTAGCCCGCTTCTTTGGAGGAAGGTAAGAAAGGGACTTTCCGCCGGAAGAGTTCAGTCTGCAGCCCTTAAGATAATCTGTGATAGAGAACGCGAGATAGAGAAATTTGAGCCAAAGGAATTCTGGAACATTACAGCTGAGTTCAAGAAGAGCAAGAAGTTTCAGGCAAAGCTTGCAGAGGCAAACGGTAAGAAAATCGTTGTAGAAAACAAAGCACAAAATGACAATATAATAAAGGAACTTAATTCGGGTGAGTTTATTGTATCTGATGTAAAGGAAAAGATAAGAATGCAAAAACCTTATCCTCCTTTTACAACAAGTAGCTTACAGCAGGATGCAGGAAACAAATTGAATTTCAATGCAAAGAAAACTATGATGATAGCACAGCAGCTATATGAGGGTGTAGATGTAAAAGGTAGAGGAACTACTGGTCTTATCACTTACCTTAGAACAGACTCTGTGCGTGTTTCTGATGCAGCAAAACAGGCAGCAAAGGATCTAATAGTATCAAAGTTTGGTGCTGAATACAGCGCAAACAATGTTTTCTCAAATAAGAAGAAAGACATACAGGATGCACACGAAGCAATTAGACCAGCAATCATAGAGCTTGAACCAGAACTTATCAAAGATTCACTTACAGCAGATCAGTTTAAGCTATACAAGCTAATCTGGAATAGATTCATGGCAAGCCAGATGTCACAGTCAAAGTCAAACAGCATGCAGGTAAACATTGCAAACGGAATCTACGGATTCAAGGCTAATGGATCTGAACTACTCTTTGATGGTTTCAGAAGACTATATAATACTGCAGATGATGAGGGAGCAAAGCTCCTCCCAAGCTTAGAGAAGGACGAAAAGCTTAATGCAGAAAGCCTAAAGGGAGAACAGTCGTTTACCCAGCCACCTGCAAGATATACTGAAGCCAGCCTTGTAAAAGAACTAGAAGATAAAGATATCGGACGTCCAAGTACATATGCACCTATAGTAAGCACTTTGACGGAGCGTAAGTATGTAGGAAGAGAAAAGAAGGCTCTTAAACCAACTGAACTAGGATTCCTCGTAAACGATTTGATGGAGGAATATTTCAAGGATATCGTCGATGCAGGCTTCACTGCTAATATGGAAAATCGTCTAGATGATGTTGAAGTTGGCAGTCAGAAGTGGAAGGATCTTATTTCTGAATTCTATGGTCCATTCAAAAAGGAACTTGATATTGCAGATAGTGCAATTGAAAAGATAGTAGTAGAAGATGTCCCAACAGGTGAACTATGCGAGCTTTGCGGAAAACCTATGGTTATAAAGGCGGGAAGATTCGGAGACTTTATCGCATGTAGCGGATATCCAGAATGTAAGAACACCAAGCCAATTATTAAGACAATTGGTGTAAAGTGTCCAAATTGTGGTAAAGATATAGTAGCGCGCAAAAGTAAGAGAGGTAGACTTTTCTACGGATGCAGCGGATACCCTGATTGCAAAACTGTATTTTGGAACAAACCAACAGATAAAAGATGTCCTGAATGCAATAGCATATTATTAGAAAAAAAGACAAAGAATAAAAATTTTGTTTGTTCGAACGAAAAGTGTGGGTATACAGAATAGTAACATTAGGAGGTTATTGACATGGTCGAATTCCACGCAACAACAATTTGCGCAGTAAGAAGAGGTCCAGATGACATAGCCATCGGTGGAGATGGACAGGTTACTATGGGCCAAACAGCGATAATGAAGAACGGTGCTAAGAAGGTAAAGAAAATATATAACAACCAGGTTTTAACAGGATTTGCAGGTTCTGTTGCCGATGCTTTTTCATTAACTGAGAAGTTTGAGAAGAAGCTTGAGGAGCACAGTGGAAACCTAAAAAGAGCAGCTGTAGACCTCGCTCAGATGTGGCGTTCTGACAGAGGTATGCGTAATCTTGAGGCTCTTATGATTGTCGTTGATAAGGATGACATGTTGGTAATTTCCGGCACGGGTGAAGTTATTGCACCTGATCAAGATTTTGTAGCTATCGGATCTGGTGGCAACTTTGCGTATTCAGCAGCAAATGCTTTGTTCAATCATACAGATATGAGCGCAGCAGAGGTTGTTGAGGAATCGCTGAAGATTGCTTCTTCGATTTGTGTATACACTAATGACAATATTAGTGTTGAGAGACTTTAGGAGGTTATTATGGCAAACAAATTTCAACAAATGACTCCGAAGGAAATCGTTGCAGAACTCGATAAGTATATAATCGGTCAGGATAGAGCAAAGCGCTCTGTAGCGATTGCGCTGAGAAATAGATATAGAAGAAATCTTCTTTCCGAAGAAATGAGAGAAGAAATTACACCTAAGAACATTTTGATGATAGGACCTACAGGCTGTGGTAAGACAGAGATAGCAAGAAGACTTGCTAAGCTCATGGATGCACCTTTTGTAAAGGTAGAGGCAACAAAGTTCACCGAAGTCGGATATGTAGGAAGAGATGTCGATTCCATGGTGAGAGATCTCGTAGAGAGCTCCATCAGAATTACTAAGCAGTCAAGACTTAAGGAAAAGTACGACATTGCAGATAAAATTGCCGAAGATAAGATAGTTGAGGCTATGGTTCCTGGCAAGAAAAAGAAAGAAGCAACAAAGCAACCTCAGAATCCTTTTGAGATGCTAATGAATACAGCATACGGACAGAAGAAGGAAGATGAGCCTGAGCAGGAAGCTACTACAGATGTAGCAATGGCTAGAGAGCAGGTTAGACATCAGCTAAGACAGGGACTTCTCGAAGATCAGTATGTCGACATAGAAGTAATTGATGCTCCAAAGGGAAATCAGCTTGACATGAGTAACGAAGGCATGAGCATTGCAATCGGAAATATCTTTGGGGATATGATGCCTAATAAGACGAGAACAAAACATGTACGTGTCAGTGAAGCACGCAAGATTCTCAGAGAGCAGGAAGCTCAGAACCTGCTTGATATGGAACAGGTAACAGATGACGCTATAGAAAATGCTGAGCAAAACGGAATAATATTTATCGATGAAATTGATAAGATAGCTTCTGGAGCTGAGTTTACAAGTGGAGCATCTGTTTCAAGAGAAGGTGTTCAGAGAGATATACTTCCAATTGTAGAAGGAAGCGTAGTAAATACAAAGTACGGACCGGTTAAGACGGATCACATTTTGTTCATAGGGGCAGGTGCCTTCCATGTATCAAAGCCAACTGATCTAATTCCAGAACTACAGGGACGTTTCCCAATCAGAGTGGAGTTAGAGAACTTGACCACAGAAATCTTCAGAAAAATTCTAACTGTACCGGAAAATGCTATCATTAAACAAAATCAAGAATTAATGGCAACCGAGAAAATAAAATTGGAATTTTCAGAAGATGCTATTGACGAAATCGCCGAAATGTCGTATCTTATGAATGAACAGGCAGAAAATATTGGTGCCAGACGACTATATACAGTAATGGAGAAGCTTTTAGAGGACATTTCATTCGATATTCCAGAAACTAACGGTGAGCCAATTGTGATAGATAAGAATTATGTCATAAGTAAGTTTAATGATACAGTTCATAAAGATGATATTGATAAATATATATTATAAATATTATAATGTAATAGAATTTTGAATGAAAAGGAAAAGGTGGATTCAAAAATGAAGGGTAATTTATTATCAAAAGTCAGAAGACTTAACAATGTACTATCAGAGAGTACATCAGGATTTGTATCTTTTGATGAACTATGCAATATACTGTACGACATGCTAAATGCAAATGTATATATCCTGAACAAGAGAGGTAAGGTGCTAGCAGCAAAATTTGACGACGGTGAAGAAGCACCACTAGTAAAGGTAGAGGGAGGACACTTCGAGCTACCTAAGGAGTTCAACGACAAGTTCCTTGAGCGCAAAGAGGCTTGTGAGAACCTAACAAACGATGCTATCAAGAACATCTATGGAGAAGAATACTCACTATCATCTAAGTATCACACAATCGTACCAGTTATCTTTGGTGGTAAGAGAGTTGCTACACTTTTATATGTAAGAGCAAGTGAGGCATTTACAGACGAGGATCTAGCTATCTGCGAATATGGTGCAACAGTAGTTGGTATTGAGGTAACAAGAGGAATTGCACTTGAGGAAGAGGAAGACAATAGACTAAAGGCTGCAGTAAGCGTAGCACTTGAGACATTGTCATACTCCGAGCTTGAGGCTGTTATTAAGATCTTTGAGGAACTCAATGGAAACGAAGGACTTCTTGTTGCAAGCAAGATTGCTGACATGTCAGGAATCACACGTTCAGTAATTGTAAACGCTCTTCGTAAGCTAGAGAGTGCTGGTGTTATTGAGTCAAGATCTCTCGGAATGAAGGGAACAAGAATCAAGATCACAAACGAGTTCTTGAGAGAAGAAATTGAGAAGGTAGAAATTTAATTTACTAGATATTTCAAGGACCGCAGGTTTTAATCTGCGGTCTTTCTACTATAAGGAACTTATTGTAAATGGAAGCAGAGTATAAAACCATCAAAGACGCAGCAAAGGCTGAGCTAAATATAGAAAAATCAAAGTTTATTTCGCACATTTCCCATGCAAACAATAGGGAAGAGGCGGAAGCCTTTATTCAAATGATAAAAGCTGAATATAAGGATGCGACGCATAACGTATCCTCCTTTGTCATAGGACCAAAGATGGAACTCAAATGGGCAACTGATGATGGAGAACCTCAGGGAACGGCTGGAATGCCGATTCTAAAGGTTTTAGAGGAGCAAGGTATAACTAATACAGTTGTCGTTGTTACTCGCTATTTTGGTGGAAAAAAACTTGGTACTGGCGGACTTGTAAGAGCATACACTGATAGTACACTTGAGGCAATCAAGGCTTCTGGACTTTGTGAGGTGTATAAGATTGCTAGCATCAAAGCTAGGATTGACTATTCATCATATAGCAAGCTAATAAAACTAAGTCTTCCATTTTATACGGAGATTGTATCAACTGAATTTCAAGATGCAGTGTTAGTAGAAATAGACTTTGATCCAGAAAGGCTCGAAGAGCTAAAAGATGCGATAGACAACCTGAGCAGGGGACAAGCTTCAATCAAAATATGTGAGGACAAAATCAAAGCAATTCCGATTGAGGAGTAAAATAATAGGCTTAGAACATTAAATTGCATATATTATGGATAAAATTCGATTAATGTCGTTTTTATTATTGACAAGCATAATAAAATATGGTAAATTCATATAGCTGAGTTATCCAAGGAAATATCCGAATTAGCACTCAAGAGAAAAAGTTCTTGACAATGTCAAGACGACACTCTATAATATGTAAGTGCGTCGGACAACGATGGAAGCAATTGAGGGCGTTTAGCTCAGCTGGGAGAGCACCTGCCTTACAAGCAGGGGGTCATAGGTTCGAGCCCTATAACGCCCACCATTATTGCGGCCTGGTAGTTCAGTTGGTTAGAATGCCAGCCTGTCACGCTGGAGGTCGACGGTTCGAGCCCGTTCCAGGTCGCCATCGATTTTTAGGACATAATTAAGACATAATAACAATAAATATATATAATATGCTGGCGTGGCTCAACGGTAGAGCAGCTGATTTGTAATCAGCAGGTTGGGGGTTCGATTCCCTCCGCCAGCTCCATTTTAAGAAACTATACAAGTCAATAATATGGTATCCAGGTGAATATTGGCGCTGGGATATGCTTAATTTGAATGAGGTCGTCGAGGGATTCCCGAGTGGCCAAAGGGGGCGGACTGTAAATCCGTTAGCTGAGCTTTCGATGGTTCGAATCCATCTCCCTCGACCAATTTTACAAATATATATGCGGAAGTGGCTCAGGGGTAGAGCATCGCCTTGCCAAGGCGAGGGTCGCGAGTTCGAATCTCGTCTTCCGCTCCAATTTATGCGGATGTAGTTCAATGGTAGAACCTCAGCCTTCCAAGCTGATGGCGTGAGTTCGATTCTCATCATCCGCTCCATTTTTTTCAGATAAGCGTGGGTCCATAGCTCAGTTGGATAGAGCAACGGCCTTCTAAGCCGTGTGTCTGGGGTTCGAATCCCTATGGACTCACCATTGTTATTTGGTGAACGATGGGGTATCGCCAAGTGGTAAGGCAACGGACTTTGACTCCGTCATTCGTAGGTTCGAGTCCTGCTACCCCAGCCAGTAGAGATGACCCATTAGCTCAGTCGGCAGAGCACTTGACTTTTAATCAAGGTGTCCGGAGTTCGAATCTCCGATGGGTCACCATTTGATTATTTAATAACTAAAAGAATCCACATTTATGGAGAGGTGTCCGAGTGGTTTAAGGAGCTGGTCTTGAAAACCAGTGATTCCGAAAGGGACCGTGGGTTCGAATCCCACCCTCTCCGCCACATAATTTATAGGTAGTAGATCAAGCCTGGAGAAGTACTCAAGAGGCTGAAGAGGACGGTTTGCTAAACCGTTAGGGTTCGTATTAGGGCCGCATGGGTTCGAATCCCATCTTCTCCGCCACATTAATATAGGGGTATAGCTCAGTTGGTAGAGCAGCGGTCTCCAAAACCGCGTGCCGTGGGTTCGAATCCTACTGCCCCTGCCAATTTAATACATATATCGGGGTGTAGCGCAGTTTGGTAGCGCAACTGGTTTGGGACCAGTGGGCCGCGGGTTCAAATCCTGCCACCCCGACCATTTTTTAAGGCGTGGGCCATTAGCTCAGTTGGTCAGAGCGTCCGGCTCATAACCGGCAGGTCCTGGGTTCAAGTCCCCGATGGCCCACCAAAATTAAATTATGATGTGCTCAGATAGCTCAGTTGGTAGAGCAGGGGACTGAAAATCCCCGTGTCCTTGGTTCGATTCCGAGTCTGAGCACCATTAATAAGCAGTTTTTCGATGCTTCGCGCTCGGAGAGCTGTTTTTTAATAGCCTACAGAAATTATATATTATGTATTTGTATATAATTTCGTCGTAGGCTTTACACAAGGTTTGCCCAACAGCCACGCTGTTGGCTGCAAACTACTGTGAACTAAATATAAATGTCTCTGATTTCGTCGTAGGCTTTATGCAACACTCGCCCAAGAGCGAAGCTATTGGCAACGAGTGACTTAATAGCCTACAGAAATCTTTGATTTCGTCGTAGGCTTTATGCAACACTTGTCCAGTTGCAAAGCAACTGGCAACAAGTGACTGCAAATCAGTGTATTTATATTTGACTTCATCATAGGCTACTGCAGCACCAAACACGTTTCATCTCCAATCCAATTATCTTTTCAAACCATGTGCAAAATATCACATTTTGATAGATCAATATGATATAATTTCATTAGTAACTTATATATAGAAAGGTGAATTATGGCACAATTATATTATAGATATAGCACCATGAATGCAGGCAAATCGATTGAACTTATCAAAGTTGCATATAACTACGATGAGCGCGGAAAGAATGTAATGACTCTTGTTCCATCAGTAGATGATAGATATGGACAGGGCGTTATCACTTCGAGGATTGGTGTACAGAGAGAAGCGACAATTGTTAATGATGATACAAATATCTTGGAACTTTTCATATCAGAAAATGAGAAACATAAGATAGACTGTGTTCTTATTGATGAGTGTCAGTTTTTGAAGAAACATCATGTACTAGAGCTCGTTGAGATAGTGGATAGCTTTGATGTACCAGTACTTGCATATGGACTAAAGAATGATTTCAGAAACGAGATGTTTGAAGGATCATATTATTTACTAATATACGCAGACAAGATAGAGGAAATTAAGACTATTTGTTGGTGTGGACGCAAGGCGACAATGGTTGCCAGAGTCGTAGATGGCAAAATAGTTAAGCATGGCAGACAGGTTATGGTTGGTGGAAATGAGATGTATGTTTCGCTTTGCAGGAAGCACTATAACGATGGACGGCTTAGTGACAAAAATTAATATAAATAAAGACGCTGTAGGCAATTGCTTACAGCGTTTGTCATATAGCCCCATTATTTACTGATATATACTCTCGGTGGTCTTGCAGAGAGCCTGCAAATAATGTCGTTCTTATTTGTTCCTACAAGTTCACTAGCTTCCTGGATTGTCATAGATCCATCTTTACCGTTACCATAGATGATTGCCTTATCGCCCTCAGCTACATCTTTGATATCTGTTACGTCTGCAACAACCTGGTCCATGCATAGGACTCCGACAATGTTTGCTTTTTGACCTTTGATGATAACATAACCCTTGTCACGCATCTGACGTGGGTAGCCATCTGCATATCCGAAAGGTAGAGTAGCGACAATGCTATCTC
The nucleotide sequence above comes from Eubacterium sulci ATCC 35585. Encoded proteins:
- a CDS encoding ATP-dependent protease; this translates as MTPKEIVAELDKYIIGQDRAKRSVAIALRNRYRRNLLSEEMREEITPKNILMIGPTGCGKTEIARRLAKLMDAPFVKVEATKFTEVGYVGRDVDSMVRDLVESSIRITKQSRLKEKYDIADKIAEDKIVEAMVPGKKKKEATKQPQNPFEMLMNTAYGQKKEDEPEQEATTDVAMAREQVRHQLRQGLLEDQYVDIEVIDAPKGNQLDMSNEGMSIAIGNIFGDMMPNKTRTKHVRVSEARKILREQEAQNLLDMEQVTDDAIENAEQNGIIFIDEIDKIASGAEFTSGASVSREGVQRDILPIVEGSVVNTKYGPVKTDHILFIGAGAFHVSKPTDLIPELQGRFPIRVELENLTTEIFRKILTVPENAIIKQNQELMATEKIKLEFSEDAIDEIAEMSYLMNEQAENIGARRLYTVMEKLLEDISFDIPETNGEPIVIDKNYVISKFNDTVHKDDIDKYIL
- a CDS encoding thymidine kinase (catalyzes the formation of thymidine 5'-phosphate from thymidine); translation: MAQLYYRYSTMNAGKSIELIKVAYNYDERGKNVMTLVPSVDDRYGQGVITSRIGVQREATIVNDDTNILELFISENEKHKIDCVLIDECQFLKKHHVLELVEIVDSFDVPVLAYGLKNDFRNEMFEGSYYLLIYADKIEEIKTICWCGRKATMVARVVDGKIVKHGRQVMVGGNEMYVSLCRKHYNDGRLSDKN
- a CDS encoding peptidase — encoded protein: MDMVEFHATTICAVRRGPDDIAIGGDGQVTMGQTAIMKNGAKKVKKIYNNQVLTGFAGSVADAFSLTEKFEKKLEEHSGNLKRAAVDLAQMWRSDRGMRNLEALMIVVDKDDMLVISGTGEVIAPDQDFVAIGSGGNFAYSAANALFNHTDMSAAEVVEESLKIASSICVYTNDNISVERL
- a CDS encoding DNA topoisomerase I (catalyzes the ATP-dependent breakage of single-stranded DNA followed by passage and rejoining, maintains net negative superhelicity); translation: MAAVKSGKSKAKSPSSKSNKTLVIVESPSKAKTIGKYLGSRYNVIASVGHVRDLPKSKLGIDIDDNFEPQYISIRGKGDLIKSLKKEASKASKVYLATDPDREGEAISWHLAFLLGLDPEEACRIEFNEITKDTIKEAIKHPRKINMGLVDAQQARRVLDRLVGYQISPLLWRKVRKGLSAGRVQSAALKIICDREREIEKFEPKEFWNITAEFKKSKKFQAKLAEANGKKIVVENKAQNDNIIKELNSGEFIVSDVKEKIRMQKPYPPFTTSSLQQDAGNKLNFNAKKTMMIAQQLYEGVDVKGRGTTGLITYLRTDSVRVSDAAKQAAKDLIVSKFGAEYSANNVFSNKKKDIQDAHEAIRPAIIELEPELIKDSLTADQFKLYKLIWNRFMASQMSQSKSNSMQVNIANGIYGFKANGSELLFDGFRRLYNTADDEGAKLLPSLEKDEKLNAESLKGEQSFTQPPARYTEASLVKELEDKDIGRPSTYAPIVSTLTERKYVGREKKALKPTELGFLVNDLMEEYFKDIVDAGFTANMENRLDDVEVGSQKWKDLISEFYGPFKKELDIADSAIEKIVVEDVPTGELCELCGKPMVIKAGRFGDFIACSGYPECKNTKPIIKTIGVKCPNCGKDIVARKSKRGRLFYGCSGYPDCKTVFWNKPTDKRCPECNSILLEKKTKNKNFVCSNEKCGYTE